The proteins below are encoded in one region of Juglans microcarpa x Juglans regia isolate MS1-56 chromosome 4D, Jm3101_v1.0, whole genome shotgun sequence:
- the LOC121259270 gene encoding U1 small nuclear ribonucleoprotein C, whose protein sequence is MPRYYCDYCDTYLTHDSPSVRKQHNAGYKHKANVRTYYQQFEEQQTQSLIDQRIKEHLGQAAAFQQVGAAYNQHLMGQRPRLPVLPTPLMPQLPGSSPLIPGIRPPVLPRPIPGAPGYGPSPTMAPMMAPPGAPSLPGQLNAIPRPTTTVPGSTPASASLGAPPMVNLPVYQANPVASTSGGYDILNANAQAPEANH, encoded by the exons ATGCCTCG GTATTACTGTGATTACTGTGACACCTACTTGACCCACGATTCT CCATCTGTAAGAAAGCAACACAATGCAGGTTACAAGCATAAG GCAAATGTTCGAACATACTATCAGCAATTTGAGGAACAACAGACCCAAAGCTTGATTGATCAGAGGATTAAAGAACATCTTGGACAAGCTGCCGCATTCCAGCAGGTTGGTGCTGCTTACAATCAACATCTAATGGGTCAGAGGCCCCGGCTTCCTGTTCTACCTACACCTTTAATGCCACAGTTACCTGGAAGTTCACCATTAATCCCAGGGATTAGGCCACCTGTTTTGCCCAGACCAATTCCTGGAGCTCCAG GGTACGGACCTTCTCCAACAATGGCACCTATGATGGCTCCACCTGGTGCTCCTTCCTTACCTGGTCAGCTAAATGCTATTCCAAGGCCAACCACAACAGTTCCTGGAAGCACACCAGCATCTGCTTCCCTTGGTGCCCCACCTATGGTCAACCTGCCAGTGTATCAGGCCAATCCAGTGGCATCAACAAGTGGAGGCTACGATATTCTCAATGCCAATGCTCAAGCTCCCGAGGCTAACCATTAG
- the LOC121260215 gene encoding uncharacterized protein LOC121260215 yields MPHPCWLIHSVLQKTHWVRQDNLILSDILTSTVTTVTPLISIAKTSHEAWKKLNAMYASKLRTRAVQLKEELTLIKWGNRTISNSLHTLKALVDEIALIDHPIFNDDFTLYILNGLGPDFREIAAPIRAREKSLAFKELHDPLIGHESYMRRLEATTKQLVATTNYSNCRFVRTLRLGALNNEGLISQMGLLVLQAQLTTMMT; encoded by the coding sequence ATGCCCCACCCATGTTGGCTCATCCACTCTGTCCTCCAAAAGACCCATTGGGTTCGTCAGGATAATCTTATCCTCAGTGATATTTTGACCTCCACTGTCACCACCGTCACCCCTCTCATCTCTATAGCCAAGACATCCCATGAGGCATGGAAAAAACTAAATGCCATGTATGCAAGTAAATTGCGAACAAGAGCCGTGCAACTCAAGGAGGAGCTTACCTTGATTAAGTGGGGAAATCGCACAATATCGAATTCCCTGCACACATTGAAGGCTCTTGTAGATGAAATTGCCCTCATAGACCACCCCATATTCAATGATGATTTCACTCTCTACATCCTCAATGGTCTGGGTCCTGACTTCCGTGAGATTGCTGCACCCATTAGAGCTCGGGAAAAATCCTTGGCCTTTAAGGAGCTCCATGATCCCCTTATCGGCCATGAAAGCTACATGCGCCGTCTTGAAGCCACCACCAAGCAGCTAGTTGCCACAACAAACTACTCCAACTGCCGCTTTGTTCGAACACTTCGACTGGGAGCCCTTAACAATGAGGGTCTTATAAGTCAAATGGGCCTTCTCGTCCTTCAGGCCCAGCTCACAACAATGATGACCTGA